A portion of the Meriones unguiculatus strain TT.TT164.6M chromosome 11, Bangor_MerUng_6.1, whole genome shotgun sequence genome contains these proteins:
- the LOC110551036 gene encoding olfactory receptor 2V1-like encodes MAWVGNQTLISHFVLLGLFTHSPLHLFLFSIIMVMFLVALSGNGLMILLILTDSRLHSPMYFFLSWLSLMDLMLISTIVPRMAADFLTGRGSISFTGCGLQILFFLTLLGDECFLLAFMAYDRYVAISHPLRYSVIMNRRVCWLMVAGSWLFGLVDGLIQAVFTLRFPYCGSQEIDHFFCEVPAVLKLACADTSLYETMIYFCCVLMLLLPFSVISASYLRILVAVLRMRSAEGRQKAFATCSSHMIVVSLFYGAAMITYMRPQAYHSSKQDKVVSAFYTMITPMLNPLIYSLRNKEVTGALRKLLAKCPCGGGALG; translated from the coding sequence ATGGCCTGGGTGGGCAACCAGACTCTCATCTCCCACTTTGTCCTCCTGGGCCTCTTCACCCACTCTCCACTgcatctcttcctcttctccatcatTATGGTCATGTTCCTGGTGGCCCTCTCTGGCAACGGGCTCATGATCCTCCTCATCCTTACGGACTCTCGCCTGCACagccccatgtacttcttcctcagcTGGCTGTCACTCATGGACCTCATGCTCATCTCCACCATTGTGCCACGGATGGCTGCAGACTTTCTCACGGGCCGTGGCTCCATCTCCTTCACAGGCTGTGGACTGCAGATCCTCTTCTTCCTTACCCTCCTGGGAGATGAGTGCTTCCTGCTGGCCttcatggcctatgaccgctatgtggccattaGCCACCCACTGAGGTACTCTGTAATCATGAACCGCCGTGTTTGCTGGCTCATGGTAGCAGGGTCTTGGCTTTTTGGTCTGGTGGATGGGCTGATCCAGGCTGTTTTTACACTCCGCTTCCCCTACTGTGGTTCCCAGGAGATTGACCACTTCTTCTGTGAGGTCCCTGCTGTGCTCAAGTTGGCCTGTGCTGACACCTCCCTCTACGAGACCATGATCTACTTCTGCTGTGTCCTCATGTTGCTCCTGCCCTTTTCTGTCATCTCTGCCTCCTACCTCCGGATCCTGGTGGCAGTGCTGCGCATGCGCTCTGCAGAAGGCCGGCAGAAGGCTTTTGCTACCTGTTCCTCTCACATGATTGTGGTCTCCCTCTTCTACGGGGCTGCCATGATCACGTACATGCGGCCACAGGCCTACCACTCCTCCAAGCAGGACAAGGTGGTCTCTGCCTTCTACACCATGATCACCCCCATGCTCAACCCTCTCATTTACAGTCTAAGGAACAAAGAAGTGACTGGGGCCCTGAGGAAACTCCTGGCAAAGTGCCCCTGTGGTGGTGGGGCTCTTGGTTGA